Genomic DNA from Paenibacillus borealis:
TAATCTCCTTGCGGCCGAGCACCTGTACCCGTGCCATCGGAAAGAAATCGAAATAACCGACAAACTCAAGCCCGGGTCTGTGCGTCCGTGGACGGGTAATGACGCGGTCCATGCGTTCTGCCCCTGCCAGCACTTCCAAATGAAACTTGTCCGTAAGATTCTGAACGGTGATAGATTTCATATTGTTCTCCTCCCAACCATTTTCTTCCGATAGATTCATTTAAAAATCTTGTAATCTGCACACGCTAATTATATATTAAAATCAATATATAAGACCTTTGACCCAGAAAAATCAATAAAACACTAAATATATCAAGAAGGTGTAGTATATTGGCCTTGGAGTCATGGATTGATCTGATGATGTGCTTCGTCTTGTTTCTTCTGTTTATATACATATTTACTTCGGTTACAATTACAAATTTGCACAAGGTCTACCTGGGTTTTCATTTCTCCATGATGATCTGGCCCTACTGCCAGTTTGCCATCCGGACCGTGGATGATCCCGTCTATCAGCTATTCTATGTGAAACTCGCGTTTGTCGATGCCTCCCTGCTGACGACGGGCTGGATCTTCTTCACCATTCTGCTCTCAGGACAATCGCAATTCCTTAACCGCAAAATATTAATCGCCCTGCTTGTTCCGGCATTCCTGTCGTCGCTGGCTGTGGTGCTGAATCCGAACGGCTGGTTTGTTCTCCCGGTAAACGGCGGATATGTGGAGCGGATCTACGGGCCTATTTTCTGGATTAACATGTCTATTCTCATCCTTCATGCCATCGTATCCCTATATATCATTTATGTAGCTCTGGTCTCCGACCAGGCGCCCCGAATCAAGAATCAGATCATGTATATGTTAAAAGGGATTGTTGCCGTATGTGCCTTCCTGATGCTCGATGTGTTCCTGAATGTAATCCTGGACGATTATCTGCCGGTTATTCCGGGCTTTACTTCGCTGGGCATAGTCGTGTCGGCTACATTCTTCGTGATTACCATTCACCAGGATAAGGTGTTTGATATTGTAACTATCGCCCACCAGGATATTATCAATACGATGGAGTACGGAATCCTTGTCCTCGACGATCAAGAACAGGTGGTCGAAATCAACCAGGCTCTGCTTCCCCAGATCCGGCTGAATCCCGGAGAGAGGTTCGATATGGCCCGCCACCTGCCCGGCGGCAACATCGTGAAGACCGAACAGTTCCTGCAAACCTACATTGACCATCCGCTTGAGGTAACCGAGACAGAACTAATGTATCCCGCACTCCAAATGTACATCAGCATTCATGCTGCACCGATTATGGTGAGCGGTGTGAGGGTGGGCCGGATTGTCACCTTCCAGAATATAACCGAGCTTCGGCGCCTCATTGATGAGACGAACCAGCAGAACACCATTCTGCAGGAGCGCAACTCCGCCTTAATCAAAGTCCAGGAAGAGCTGTTCCAGACGAACGCCAAGCTCCGGAAGATGGCCATCACCGACAGCCTGACCGGCTGCTTCAACCGCCATTATCTCATGCAGCAGCTGGAGAATGAATTAATGAAGGACCGGGATCCCAGGGTCCCTTCGACCATTATACTGATCGACATCGATTATTTCAAAATGGTCAATGACCGCTACGGCCACCTGGCCGGAGATGAGGTCATTTGCAGTACGGTGGAGGTCCTGCAGCGTAATCTGCGCCACTCCGATATTCTGTCCCGTTATGGCGGCGAGGAGTTCCTTATCTACCTGCCCGATACGGAAGAGGATGAGGCGTATGAGCTGGCAGAACAGCTTAAATCGAGCATTGAGTCCAACCAAATCAGAATTGATAATATAGACGAGCCTATATCCATCACCATCAGCATAGGACTGCTCAGCATCGGGGAATTCAAGGTCTCCCCGCCCATGAGTACAACGACTTACTTGAACGATTTGTTCAGATCGGCAGACAAAGCCTTGTACGCAGCCAAGCATCAGGGCCGCAATCAGATTGTTTCTGCGAGAAAATAGCAAATGCACGTAAGCCACCCGGCTCAGGAACCCGGGTGGCTTAACTTTTGTCCGGCGGCTGTCCGCTACTGCAACTTTAATTATAGCTAAGCTTTCTCTATACATCCGGTTTCGCCAAGCAGGATAATGAATAACAGCTAGAACTATCCGTCAAAAGGGGTTCCCGCAGATGAACTATGATTATCTTATCCGTGAGATTAACCGCTCCTACCCGCTTCGTATCGAGCAGATCCGGCTTCACCGGGAGATGATCGGCGGGGTGTATTTCGCAGAGGGCGGAGGTAACCGTTATGTTCTCAAAATATACCGCAGCTTCAAAACAGCCGATGCTCTGCAGTCCGTTCGCATTCTTGATTATTTACAGGAATGTTCCTATCCTGCGGTTACTGTTCTGCGGACCGCCGGGCAGGAGAGCCACATCCTTCTTGAGGCTCAGGATGGCTTGCACGCAGCTATACTCTACGATTATGTGGAGGGAGATAACCCTGAAGGCAAAGCTCAAGCGGGGTCTATCGGGCAACAAACCGGCGAGCTGCATCAGCTCATGCAGGGCTACCCGGATGAACTGATCCACCGTACAAAAACCGAATACATCGGTGACTATCTCTCCATTATGCGCGAAATGGACTGTGATTCCCAGTCCGTTGCTGCGCTCGAACACTATGGCAATGAACTATGGATCCGTATGTCAGAGCTGCCCAGACACTTTTGTCACGGCGATCTGCATACAGGCAACATAATTAGGGACAGCCGCGGGCAATACGTTCTTATG
This window encodes:
- a CDS encoding histidine kinase N-terminal 7TM domain-containing diguanylate cyclase, which codes for MALESWIDLMMCFVLFLLFIYIFTSVTITNLHKVYLGFHFSMMIWPYCQFAIRTVDDPVYQLFYVKLAFVDASLLTTGWIFFTILLSGQSQFLNRKILIALLVPAFLSSLAVVLNPNGWFVLPVNGGYVERIYGPIFWINMSILILHAIVSLYIIYVALVSDQAPRIKNQIMYMLKGIVAVCAFLMLDVFLNVILDDYLPVIPGFTSLGIVVSATFFVITIHQDKVFDIVTIAHQDIINTMEYGILVLDDQEQVVEINQALLPQIRLNPGERFDMARHLPGGNIVKTEQFLQTYIDHPLEVTETELMYPALQMYISIHAAPIMVSGVRVGRIVTFQNITELRRLIDETNQQNTILQERNSALIKVQEELFQTNAKLRKMAITDSLTGCFNRHYLMQQLENELMKDRDPRVPSTIILIDIDYFKMVNDRYGHLAGDEVICSTVEVLQRNLRHSDILSRYGGEEFLIYLPDTEEDEAYELAEQLKSSIESNQIRIDNIDEPISITISIGLLSIGEFKVSPPMSTTTYLNDLFRSADKALYAAKHQGRNQIVSARK
- a CDS encoding phosphotransferase enzyme family protein, coding for MNYDYLIREINRSYPLRIEQIRLHREMIGGVYFAEGGGNRYVLKIYRSFKTADALQSVRILDYLQECSYPAVTVLRTAGQESHILLEAQDGLHAAILYDYVEGDNPEGKAQAGSIGQQTGELHQLMQGYPDELIHRTKTEYIGDYLSIMREMDCDSQSVAALEHYGNELWIRMSELPRHFCHGDLHTGNIIRDSRGQYVLMDFDDASGDYPAMDVAYMSDDTHFNQFHESMYDDTRRLFEQFYSGYSKVRTLNDKECSAVFDFIAVRHYQIISRIVRCQGLQSVSKAFCDEQYGWLMKWRELCLSRPQ